A stretch of DNA from Cellulomonas xiejunii:
CCGCTCCCACGCCTCGGGGAAGACCCTGCCCACGCCCTGCGTGATCCAGTCGATCTCCTCGCGGCTCCCGGTCGTCACCGCAGTGAGCACGAGCGCGGTGACGCGGTCCGGATGCGCCAGCGCGTAGGCCAGCGCGAGCGTCGACCCCCACGACACCCCGTGGACGAGCCAGCGGTCGATGCCCAGGTGCGTGCGCAGTGCCTCGATGTCGGCGACGAGGGTGGGGGTGGTGTTGTCGTCGAGGCGGTCGAGGTCGTCGATCGCCCACGGGGTGCTGCGCCCGCAGCCGCGCTGGTCGAGCCCCACGACGAGGTAGCGCTCGGGGTCGAACCGACGCCGGTAGCCACCGCTGCCGAGGCCGCTGCCCGGGCCGCCGTGCAGGTACAGGGCCGGGCGACCCCGGGCATCTCCCGACGCCTCCCAGTACAGGCGGGCACCCCCGGGCCGTCGGATCAACCCGGAGTCGAACGGCGCGAGGGGAGGATGCACCCGCCCACGGTAAGGGGACGGACAGGCTCTCGTTCTGGTCCTCGTCCCACGACGGCACGCTCGGGCTACTGGCGGAGCCAGACCGCGACAGCGTCCGTCGGCCCGTCCGCGACGAGCTTGGCTGCGGCCGCCTGCTGCCACGCGAGCTCCGCCTGGACCGGCGGGCTGGCGGCGTCGTCGGCCAGCGGGTGGAACGTCGTCTCGTCGGGGCCGTAGGGGACGAGCTCGAACGCCGCGTCCATCGCGCGAGATGCGGCTGCTCGACAGTCCTCGGCGGAGCCGGTCGCCGCGCCGAGCGCGTAGTACGTGGCGGCGAGGTCGTCGTCGTCGAGGTCCTCCCGGACGTCGAGCTCCGACCGCAGTGGTGCGAGGTCCGCGGACCCACCACCCGCGACCGCCCAGCCCGCCTCGAGAGTCGCCCGCAGCTCGTCAGCTCTGCCGGCCGCGCGGACGAGGCGCTCGGCACACGCCAGTGCGAACATCGCGCGCGCTGCGGGCGAGAGCGTCAACACCTGGGCCCATACCGCTTCGAAGGGTGCGAGGGGGCCGTCGGCCGAGTTCGCGTGGCTCATGGGCGCACATCGTGCCAGTCGGCGCCGTCCCGTGACCCGGGAATCAGCCGGTCTCGGCGAGGAACTCGAGGATCGCCTCGGCGAGCCGCTCGGGCTGGTCCTCGGGGACGAGGGTCGAGGAGTCGGCGATCTCGACGAGGCGTCCGGCGGGGTAGAGGGCCGCGAGCCGGGGGCCGTGCGCGCGAGGCATCAGCGGGTCGTCCTGCGCCCACACCACGAGCACGGGGCCCGTGAAGTCGGCGAGCCGCTCGGACCAGGCCAGGAGCGTCGCGCGATCCGGCGCCGAGGCCGCGAACGCCGCGAAGTCGCGTCGGATCGCCCGGGACCTCCTCGCCGGTGCGATCCAGTCGTCGAACACCTCGTCCGGGATGCCGCGCAGGCTCATGGCGCCGTAGCCGCGTGGGCTGTGCCGGAACCGCCGGGACCGCATCAGCTGCACGACCAGCCAGATCCCGCCGGGTACCCGGGCGGCTACCGCCAGGGGCTTGGCCGGTGCGGGCGGGAAGTTGTCGAAGGCCTCGCACGCCACCAGCACCATCCGCCCGACGCGTTGCGCGCGGCCCTCGGAGACCAGGAACTGGCCACCGCCCCAGTCGTTGAGTACGAGCGTCACGTCCGTGAGGTCCAGCCGCTCGAGGAGCTCGCCGAGCAGCCGCGCCACGCCGCGGTGGGTCAGGTCCGCACCCGGGCGCATCGGCTGCCGGTGCCCGCCGAGGGGGAGGGTCGGCAGGATGCACCGGTACCCGGTGAGCAGTGGCACGACCTTGCGCCACTGCGTCTCGTTCATGGGCACGCCGTGCGCGAAGACGAGCACGGGTCCGTCGCCGCCCGTGTCCACGTAGTCGATGCGGCCCGCGCTCAGCTCGATGTGATCGCGCATGGTTCACGCTGTCACGCCCGGCGCAGAACGTCGACCGTTGCGACGACCCGAGCGACCGGGCGCGTTCAGGCTCGGCCGCCGGTAGCGCGGTGCCGTCCTCTAGACGGGCAGCACCACGACCACCTGGTCGTCCTCGAGGTGGACCGCGTAGGACGTCACGTCGTCCTGCCCGGTGCGGCACGCACCGCTGCCCAGGTCGAACACGTGCGCATGCAGCGGGCAGACGACGACGTCGGCGTCGATCTGCCCGTCGGCCAGCGGACCTCCCCGGTGCGGGCACACCGCGTCGAGCGCGCGCAGGGCCCCGCTGCGCAGCCGGAAGACCGCCACCTGCCGGTCGCCGACCGCGTAGGCGCGTCCCTCACCGAGCGGGATCTCGCACAGCGGTCCCACCACGTGCGGCCCGCCGCCTCCCGCGGTCGTGACGCGCGGGGCGGGTGGTCCGCTCACGGTGTCGAGCGGACCCGCACCCGGCTCGCCGCCGACGGCTCGTGCGTCCGTCCCGGCACTCATCGGCCCGGCACCTGCGGCAGGACGGTCAGCGGCAGCGCGGTGCGGAACTGGCCGGGTTCGGCGGGGTCGTCGCGCTCCTGCCACGGATCGCGGTAGGCGTCCACGGAGGCCTGCACGGCGGCGTCGAGCTCCGCTGCGATCCCCTCGCTGTCGTCCACCACGACGGCACGGACGTGCTCGATCCCGAGCCGGGGCACCCACGCGTAGGTCCGCTCGAGCCAGTTCGCCGTCTCGCGGTAGTACTGGATGAAGCGGCCGGTGAGCGTCATGACCTCCTGCGGGGTGTCGACCGTCGTGAGCAGGTCCCCCTTGCGGATGTGCGCACCGGCGGCGCCGCCCACCCAGATCTCCCAGCGCCCACCGTCGACGGCCACGACACCGAGGTCCTTGACGTAGGACTCCGCGCAGTTGCGCGGACAGCCCGACACGGCGAGCTTGAGCTTGGCCGGGCTCTCCAAGCCCTGGTACCGGGTCTCGATCGCGATGCCGAGCGCGGTCGAGTCGCCGAGCCCGAACCGGCAGAAGTCGCTGCCGACGCACGTCTTGACCGTCCGGAACGACTTCCCGTACGCGTACCCGGACGGCATGTCGAGGTCCGCCCACACCGTCGGCAGGTTCTCCTTGGGCACGCCGAGCAGGTCGATCCGCTGACCACCGGTGAGCTTGATCAGCGGGATCCTGTGCTTGTCCGCGACGTCGGCGATGCGGCGCAGCTGGTCGGCCGACGTGACCCCGCCCTTCATCTGCGGGACCACCGAGAACGTGCCGTCACGCTGGATGTTGGCGTGCACCCGGTCGTTGATGAAGCGCCCGTCGCGCTCGTCGACGACCGCCGCGCCCCACAGGGTGCGCAGCAACGAGTTCAGTCCCATCTTCGACTTCGCGTCCTCGACGCCGCCGGGCGCGAGCGCCGCGAACACGGCCGACACCGAGCGCAGCTCCTGCTCGCGGATGAGCGCCACCAGCTCGGCCTTGGCGTAGGGGATGCCGGGTACGTACCAGGAGGCGGACTCGTCGACCTCGAGCGTGCCGCCGGCCGCCCACTCCACGACCTGCCCGACGAGCGTCTTGCACGACCCGCAGCCCTTGCCCGCACGGGTCGCGTCCATGACGCCCGTGAGGGAGGCGACGCCGCCGCGGACGCAACTCCCGATCGTCCCCTTGCTCACGCCGTTGCAGTTGCACACGGTGGTCTCGTCGGGAAGCTCGGCCACGCCCACCGCGGCGGGCGCCGTGCCCAGGTCGAACAGCAGCGCGATCCGGTCCTCGGGCAACGGCGAACCGCGGTCGAACGCCTGGATGAGGGGAGCGACCTTCTCGAGGTCACCGACGAGCGTCGCACCGACGAGCCGGTCGTCGCGGACCACCACGCTCTTGTACAGCCCGCGTCGCGGCTCGGAGATGACGATGTGGTCGTCGTCGGGACGCTCGGGCGCCGTGGTGCCCATCGACGCGACGTCGATGCCCGCGACCTTGAGCTTCGTGGCGGTGCGGGAGCCGTGGTACTGCGCCGACGGGTCGGTGCCCGTGAGCACGTCCGCGAGAACCCGCGCCTGCTCCCACAGCGGCGCGACGAGCCCGTAGACCTGGTCCCGGTGCTGCACGCACTCCCCGACGGCGAACACGGTCGGGTCGGGCGTGCCCTGGTCGTCGAGCGCGTGCATCTGGTCGTCGACGACGATGCCACGCTCCACCAGGAACCCGCTGGCGGCCGCGATCGACGAGTTGGCCCGGATCCCGGCTGCCACCACGACGATGTCGCACGGCAGGACGCGCCCGTCACCCAGCTGCACACCGGTGATCTCCGTGTCCCCGAGCACCCTGACCGTCCGGGCCGACGTCAGCACCGAGATCCCGAGAGCCTCGATGCCGCGCCGCAGGACGTACCCGCCTGCGGCGTCGAGCTGCTGGTTCATCAGGTGACCGGGACCGTGCACGACCGTGACGTCGACACCGTGGGTCTGCAACCCGCGTGCCGCCTCGAGACCGAGCAGGCCGCCGCCGATGACGACCGCCTGCTTGTGGGTGCGCGCGTACCGGATCATCGCGCGGGTGTCGTCCAGCGTGCGGAACCGGAACACGCCCTGGTGGAAGCCGCGCCCGGCCGTGCGCATGCCAGGGATGTCGGGGACGAACGCGCTGCTGCCGGTCGCCATGACGAGCGCGTCGTACGGCGTGCGGCTGCCGTCGTCGGCGCGGACGGTGCGGGCGTGCCGGTCGATGCGCGCCACCCGCACGCCGGCGTGCAGCGTGATCTCGTTCTCGTCGTACCAGGCCATCGAGTTGAGGAAGATCGCCTCCTCGCTCTCGAGTCCGGCCAGGACGTTCGAGAGCATGATGCGGTTGTAGTTGCCGTACGGCTCCTCGCCGAACATCGTGATCCGGAACTGCGCGGAGCCGCCGCGCTCGAGGACCTCCTCCACGGTGCGCGCACCCGCCATGCCGTTGCCCACGACGACGAGGTCGCGCCGACCGTCGTCCCCGCGTCGGCGCCGGGCCACCTCACACCTCCACGAGGCCGAGGTCGATGACGACGACGCCGGAGACCCCCGCCGCGCCGGCGGCGTGCACCTCGAGGGTGGTGCCGGGCTCGAGGTCCTCCACCACGCGCAGCGGCACGTGCACGTCCCCCTTGGCGCCGATGGGGAAGTACCGCATCGGCTCCCCGTCGCGGACCAGCACGACGACGACGAGCTCGTCCGTGCTGTTGCCGCCCCGGAAGTACACCGTCTGAGCGACCGCGCCGTCCGGCACGGTGTACGACAGGCTCGGGTCGATCAAGGTCGGTGCAGCGAGTCCTTTCCCGGTCAGCGCGTAGACGCCCTGCAGGAAGGTCGGGTGACTGTCCAAGGCGAGCCCCTTCGGTCGGGCCGGCGGCCACGGCGCACGGACGTGCTCCGCTGGCGAACCGGTCGGTGGTGTGGCGGGTACGGCGAGGGGGGTGACGGCCACGGCGCACGCCTTGAACGCCGGCATGCGGGAGGTCGGGTCGAGCGCGTCATCGGTCAGCGTGTTGGCGCGGGACGCGCCGCCCCAGTGGAAGGGCACGAACACCGTGTCGGTACGGATGCCCGTGGTGAGCCGCACCCGGAACACCGCGGTGCCCCGGCGGGTCCGCAGCTGGACCGCTTCGCCGTCGACGACGCCGCAGCGGCGCGCCAGGTCGGGGTGCAGCTCGGCGTGCGGGACCACGGACCCGTCGGGGCCCACCTCGTCACCGGCGAGCGCCGCGACCCGGCGGGTCTGCGTGCCGCTCTGGTACTGCCGCATCAGCCGCCCGGTGGTCAGCACGTAGGGGAACTCGGCGTCGGTGCGCTCGGCCGTGTCGCGGTACTCGCCGCGGTAGAACCGGGCCAGCCCGTCGGGATGTGCGAACCGCGTCCCGAACAGCCGGGGTGTGCCCGGGTGCTCGGCATCGGGGCACGGCCAGAACACGCCCTGCTCGTCCTCGATGCGGTCGTAGGTGATGCCGCCGTAGTCCGCTACGCCACCGGAGCTGGCGCGGCCCAGCTCGTCGAAGGCGGCCGCCGCATCGGTCGTCATGAGGTCCCCGTGCCCGAGCCGCTCGGCGACGCCCAGGAGGACGTCCAGGTCGGTCCGCACGCCGGGCGGGTGATCGACCGCGCGGCGACGCCGCAGCACCCGTCCCTCCAGGTTGGTCACGGTGCCGTCCTCCTCGGCCCACATCGCGACGGGCAGCACGACGTCCGCCCGGGCCGCCGACTCGGAGAGGAACAGGTCCGCGACGACCAGGAAGTCGAGGGCGTCGAGCCGGTCGGTGACCCGGCCCGCGTCGGGCGCCGAGACGCTGACGTTCGACGCGAGCAGCAGCAGCGTCCGCACCCCGCCGGGGGTGCCGAGGGCACGCAGCATCTCCGTGGCGGACACCCCCGGACCCGGCAGACGCGTCGGGTCGACGCCCCACACGCTCGCGACGTGGGCGCGGTCGGCGAGGTCGGTGA
This window harbors:
- a CDS encoding molybdopterin oxidoreductase family protein, giving the protein MGPELASPTAVPGSDTARTVTTHCPYCALQCGMQLHVTHRSGHERPDVRLTPSDFPTNRGGLCAKGWSAADLLAHPERLTTPLVRTRAGDRSSALRPATWDEALDAVAAAVRATQRRYGRDAVGCFGGGGLTNEKAYLLGKFARTVLRTRSIDYNGRWCMSSAAAAATRTFGIDRGLPFPVADLALADVLLLVGANPAETMPPLMQHLEAGRERGARHVVVDPRTTATARTAHLHLQPRPGTDAALANGLLHVVARRGWVDEEYVATRTTGFETVREAVAGYWPDRVERITGVPARDLETVGEMLGTAATAMVLTARGAEQHASGTATAQAFINLALALGLPGRPGSGYGTLTGQGNGQGGREHGQKADQLPGYRRITDLADRAHVASVWGVDPTRLPGPGVSATEMLRALGTPGGVRTLLLLASNVSVSAPDAGRVTDRLDALDFLVVADLFLSESAARADVVLPVAMWAEEDGTVTNLEGRVLRRRRAVDHPPGVRTDLDVLLGVAERLGHGDLMTTDAAAAFDELGRASSGGVADYGGITYDRIEDEQGVFWPCPDAEHPGTPRLFGTRFAHPDGLARFYRGEYRDTAERTDAEFPYVLTTGRLMRQYQSGTQTRRVAALAGDEVGPDGSVVPHAELHPDLARRCGVVDGEAVQLRTRRGTAVFRVRLTTGIRTDTVFVPFHWGGASRANTLTDDALDPTSRMPAFKACAVAVTPLAVPATPPTGSPAEHVRAPWPPARPKGLALDSHPTFLQGVYALTGKGLAAPTLIDPSLSYTVPDGAVAQTVYFRGGNSTDELVVVVLVRDGEPMRYFPIGAKGDVHVPLRVVEDLEPGTTLEVHAAGAAGVSGVVVIDLGLVEV
- the pip gene encoding prolyl aminopeptidase; protein product: MHPPLAPFDSGLIRRPGGARLYWEASGDARGRPALYLHGGPGSGLGSGGYRRRFDPERYLVVGLDQRGCGRSTPWAIDDLDRLDDNTTPTLVADIEALRTHLGIDRWLVHGVSWGSTLALAYALAHPDRVTALVLTAVTTGSREEIDWITQGVGRVFPEAWERFATTTPAGERVVEHYARRLRDADPAVRSTAADAWDAWESTHISLDPSWAPGPLHDDPRERENFATLVTHYWAHDCFLPGNASVLARAHELEGIPGVLVHGRRDISGPAVTPWALHKAWPGSELHVVESEGHGGDVEMELTCRAIDAFAER
- a CDS encoding alpha/beta fold hydrolase, whose amino-acid sequence is MRDHIELSAGRIDYVDTGGDGPVLVFAHGVPMNETQWRKVVPLLTGYRCILPTLPLGGHRQPMRPGADLTHRGVARLLGELLERLDLTDVTLVLNDWGGGQFLVSEGRAQRVGRMVLVACEAFDNFPPAPAKPLAVAARVPGGIWLVVQLMRSRRFRHSPRGYGAMSLRGIPDEVFDDWIAPARRSRAIRRDFAAFAASAPDRATLLAWSERLADFTGPVLVVWAQDDPLMPRAHGPRLAALYPAGRLVEIADSSTLVPEDQPERLAEAILEFLAETG
- a CDS encoding Rieske (2Fe-2S) protein; this translates as MSAGTDARAVGGEPGAGPLDTVSGPPAPRVTTAGGGGPHVVGPLCEIPLGEGRAYAVGDRQVAVFRLRSGALRALDAVCPHRGGPLADGQIDADVVVCPLHAHVFDLGSGACRTGQDDVTSYAVHLEDDQVVVVLPV
- the nirB gene encoding nitrite reductase large subunit NirB gives rise to the protein MARRRRGDDGRRDLVVVGNGMAGARTVEEVLERGGSAQFRITMFGEEPYGNYNRIMLSNVLAGLESEEAIFLNSMAWYDENEITLHAGVRVARIDRHARTVRADDGSRTPYDALVMATGSSAFVPDIPGMRTAGRGFHQGVFRFRTLDDTRAMIRYARTHKQAVVIGGGLLGLEAARGLQTHGVDVTVVHGPGHLMNQQLDAAGGYVLRRGIEALGISVLTSARTVRVLGDTEITGVQLGDGRVLPCDIVVVAAGIRANSSIAAASGFLVERGIVVDDQMHALDDQGTPDPTVFAVGECVQHRDQVYGLVAPLWEQARVLADVLTGTDPSAQYHGSRTATKLKVAGIDVASMGTTAPERPDDDHIVISEPRRGLYKSVVVRDDRLVGATLVGDLEKVAPLIQAFDRGSPLPEDRIALLFDLGTAPAAVGVAELPDETTVCNCNGVSKGTIGSCVRGGVASLTGVMDATRAGKGCGSCKTLVGQVVEWAAGGTLEVDESASWYVPGIPYAKAELVALIREQELRSVSAVFAALAPGGVEDAKSKMGLNSLLRTLWGAAVVDERDGRFINDRVHANIQRDGTFSVVPQMKGGVTSADQLRRIADVADKHRIPLIKLTGGQRIDLLGVPKENLPTVWADLDMPSGYAYGKSFRTVKTCVGSDFCRFGLGDSTALGIAIETRYQGLESPAKLKLAVSGCPRNCAESYVKDLGVVAVDGGRWEIWVGGAAGAHIRKGDLLTTVDTPQEVMTLTGRFIQYYRETANWLERTYAWVPRLGIEHVRAVVVDDSEGIAAELDAAVQASVDAYRDPWQERDDPAEPGQFRTALPLTVLPQVPGR